The nucleotide window CCTGTCATATTTATCCACTTAattaatacatacatacatacatacatacatacatacattacatacatacatacatatatagtAGTATAATTATGTAATTAGCTACCGTTAAAGCAATAGTGGCACAAATGAAGCCGATTTTGGCTACTTCGCCAAGGTGTGGACTATTGAACTCCAACTGATTTAGTGAACTTGGATTGAGTCCTCCTTTGAAATGTTTAATGATTTTAACCCCATGTTCATCAGCTCTTGTTAGATATACTATCAAGGTGGATATAATGACTGATATAACCGGAGAAATGGCTGGCAACCAGAATagtttcttcttcttttttccctGGAGTTAATTTCATCATTGATCAACTTAAGGTACTATTAATACATCATCCACTTTATCAATTCACAATAAAGTAAAGACTACTCACGATAAATCTGGTAATGAGGATGAATATAAGGAACGAACATCCAAGAACAAAATTCAAAGGATACCACTGCAAAGCAAAAACACATGTTATATATCCGTAAGTCATAAACAAATATATGTAACTAGGAACGAAAGAAGCATGCATACTGAAGTGCGAAGTGAATTAACAACAGCTTCCAACACTGAGACGACATCAGTTTTTGTAGTAAAATGACTGATCCCGAGTAAGCTCTTGAGTTGTTGAAGACCTATAACAATGGCCGCACCCGCCATAAATCCTACAATGGCCGCATGCGATAGGAAATCGATAAGAAAACCTAACCTGCAGTTACCAAATTAAGCACCAGAATTAACCAACTaatttgaagaaaaaaaaaaacaatatctTAATTGAAGTAGTACGTACCTAAGAATTCCAAAAAGAGCTTGGAAGGTGCCGGCGAAGAATGTGGCAGTGAAAACAAGTTTTCTGTAGGAAACAGGATCAGCAGCAGGATCAACTAGTTTTGAGATCATTGACGATATGAGCAGCGACACCACAGCTACTGGACCGATGGCTAGTTCTTGTGAAGTCCCCATCACAGAATATATCAAAGGAGGGACAACACTCCCATCTATCAACACATGATACTTCATTGACAAACAAGCATATATAACTCATCACAATAATTGCAAAAACATGCTAACTTACATAGGCCATATTGAGGATCAAGATTAGCTAAACCAGCATAGCCGATACTCTACAGGAAATCAAGAGATGGAAAAAACTTCTATCAAATTGCATATCTACTTATTTCAAGGGACTAAATGTTTATAAGTAGCTTTAAGATGCTTATTTTAAACATTAAGACTACATATAAACACATATATAGCTGGAAACATATGTGTACCTGGGGAATGCTGAGACTAGCAAGAGTTAATCCGGCAATCAAGTCGTTCTTAAACTTTGAAGGTTTATAGTTTCGACCCCAAGTAAGCACAGGAAATATGGTGGTGAGAAGTGCAAGCACACGAGCAGAAGGTGAATGTTTCTTCTGAGAATCGGACGCGACATTCTTTTTTATGGAGTGTAAGATTTTTTGGAGAAAGCCTGGAGGATCTGGTGAATTAAGAACCCAACTCTTCCCCTCAACGCTAAAACTATGCTCTGCAACAAAATTTGATGAAGCCATATGGTTTTGTTTCAAGTGTTTGGGTACGTCAagtctctctctatatatatggTTTTAGTAAACAAGACCACAACCAGAAATACAAGTTTGATTATAGGTTTTCATTATTCTAttggtgtatatatatatatatatatatatatatttctattttttttttattttttgaaaggCAACAGAGATCATTCATTAGCAAAAATAAAACGCAGTTACCGGCCAACTTTTTGGGTCCAAAAGAAAATGATATCTTAATGTCTTTTAAAATTTATGCCAACAATCCATTTTTTGGGTCCAAGAGAAAATGATATTTATATGTCTTAAAAATTTATGACAACAATTCATTTTATTAGAACTGGTAAATAAAACCCATTTGCGTTTTTTAGGTtattttcggtcattttaaaaaTAAGAAGGGGTCAGGATGGGTTAAGAAATTACTAAGAATGGGTCAGAATGGATTATATGATATCTATTTAAAATAATTTGTGGGTAAGGATGGGTACTACGCTGGGTAAATAGGTAACTCAAAAAAGACATCACAAGTAGATTCTTTATCCTATTCTAGTGTTCGTAGACGTTAACTTcacaaataataaaaattataaaaaaaaaaactaaaaataataaaaaatttctaaaaaatcagaaaaataaaaaataaaaaataaaaaaattaacaaaaattaacaaaaatcaaaaaaattccaaaaatccaaaaaaacaataataaatccaaaaaattctaaaaaatcaaaaaataataaaaaatccaaaaaattctaaaatatccaaaaaataataaaaatccaaaaattctaagaaatcaaaaaaaaataataaaaacacaataaaaaattctaaaaaataaagaataaaacaatccaaaaaattttaaaaaatcaaaaaaataatataacatcaaaaaaatctaaaaaatataaaaaatattaaaaaatacaaaaaaatctagaaaataaaaatataataaaaaatcaaaaaattctaaaaaatcaaaaaattctaaaaatcaaaaattctaaaaaatccaaaaacttctaaaaatacaaaaatttaaaaaaattcaaaaaactaaaaaaaaatctaaaaaattctaaaatccaaaaaagaataaaaaattctataaattctaaaaaaatatactaaaaatctaaaaaatcaaaaaatagtaaaaaaaattgggattttttagattttttttctattttttattatttttttagaattttttggagtttttttgtttttttattatttttaattttttagtattttttggatttttttactatttttttattttttcgattttttttgatttttttagaattttattggttttttagaaaatttttaattttttattatttttagaaattatttggatttttgttatttttataattttttagaattttttggattttttattactttttgattttttagaatttatttgatatttaagatttttttatttttaaaattttttggatttttattactttttgattttttagattttttaaaattttttgaatttttttatttttttgattttttaggattttttgattttttaattttcttttgatattttataatttttggaatttttttgaatttttttgattgTTTATTATGCCCAAATCCATCTTGACAAAAACCAATCTTAACCTAAACCTATCTTAACACATTTCTTAataaacccatcctaacccaaactcatcctaacccattacccaaacctaccaaacccacccattttgccacccctACATTTTATAAAGCGATTCAATTAGCCATCGATCAGACACAACATAAGGGGGTAGGGGTGGTTATCACTCACCACCCATTtgtcactcacaacatccaatcaatttACGGCATGttatcaaccattattccatcactcacaactttttttattggaaatgcccatcactcacaacacccaacaataaacacTCACACCCCCTCACGTCCTTCCATTTTATCACGCGTCAGTTTTATCACTGAAAAACAAAAATAACGCGTTAAGTTTGTTGGTGGCGATGTTTTGttgtaatatataatatataatgcgTGCAAAACAAATATCACGGGAAAATTTATCCCCACTCCGGGTCCCCTAATAATTCAATTCAATATTTATATGGCAATATGATAATTTATGAAAGATGCACGAAGTAACATTCCTAGGTTATTACACCTATTAGAGATcgagatatatttttttaaaaagaaaagttCATTAAAAACACTACTTCGACCCAAAATaacaaaaggctaaacaagaGACACACCCAACCTAAGCAGGCAAAGAGCAAACAAGTTACAACATATATTGAACAAAAATATCATAGTTAATTTACAACAAAAAACCCAAATTATGTATGACCCGCTGGCTCTACATTTTCCATAAACTTACCACTCTACTGCACGTACACTGATAGTTAAAAACTGCCAACTGAACCTGAAGGGGTATGGCCCCAGATCTCGCACCAATATggccgcgagtgaccattacccttatcgaAAACCCCCACCGGCAAGAACTTATttgtgtccgtgcgggcacgcaCGAATACAACggtcgaatccaatcggtcaagggatgagaagacttaccttgtgtatgaaaatgggtgttACACATAGCGATGCGGCTTATCACCGCATCCTAtaaacattttcgtcacgacaagggatatAGAAGAACAACTACCAAGTATGGCGATACGGCCCTGCACCGCATCCCATAGACCAAGGAACGCGGAAACAACCGCGGTTACCGCAGgtagcgatgcggcttggcaccgcatcctGTTGACGatgcaagtgggactgacaccttGACTAAGGTAGCCAAAAAAGCAAGTGGCACTGCCGACAGTCATTTGTCAGCCCATACGTAAACGACATTGGCGCACAGACTGACACCACACTAGGACGTGGCATCACCACCgtaaccgacaagcctgacacacctgcaagaGGTTGTGCGTTGTCAGTCTAGCCACTCAAttaccctccttcactcctcggctataaatacccatcccggaccaggtttgaggtatcgcttatcaactctctcactactactactactactactactactactactactactactactactactactactactatcacacactttacctcccaagcaaattactgattctcacgccggagagtggtaacaaggagcaccccccaccccttCCTTCTTGTTACAAGTCACAGTGTGTTTTCATTATGCAGGAGACAAATCAGCGGacgatcctcggaaagaagggattaaccctacttgacgagaccagtgaattaacctcccttggttaaccactgtttcatcattggcgcccaccgctactcttagcactttttttCACATCTCTTTCTTTCTTGAAGATCATTTCTGATTGTCAAAACAATGCTACCGGGGAAAGCCTAAACCCCGCAAACCCAGGGCCCACGGGGACTGCTCCCCCGGCCCAACAAATTGGCCACATTGCCACATCCACACAAGGGGGCGCTCCCCCCATGTTCACACCAGATTTCTCACAGTACGCTTTTGTGATACCCCCCAGGCATTGATCTCCATGCCTGGAATTACCAACAAACTATCCTTGCCGCAGCCTACAATAAAGCCTGCGCAGAAGCGCAAATACCTGTAGGTCCCACCCCCGCACCAAACACACCTGCGGCTCATATCTTGCAATACAAACCAGACTCCCGAGATAGGCGCGAGGACCGCGGTTCCTCCTATTGCAGCGTCCGCACAATCGATGAGAACGACTCCACATATGGGTCCCGCCGTAGGGGCCCAAAACAAAGCCGCCTAGGCCTGCATGGTGAAAATCGGCGGCAATCAACAGCCCACCGCGGCTCCGGCATTCATAGCCGTCTGGACCACAACCCCACAACGAGGGTTATGACAGCACCGACCCAGACGACCGTACATACTGTGGGGAATCCCACTCGACTAACAGCCGACCGAGAGGGTATAATTACATTCCTCCCACTCAACCCCGCACTACGTACGTTTGTGCTGAAAAGTGCAAAGCTCAACCCTACAGGCCAAGGTCTGCGGCCGAAAACTCAAAATTCATACCGGAGATTACCCTCGCCGAAGTCACTACAACCAAAATCCCACTTACgattgggaaatacagtggttcgtcCGATCCGGACAACCACATGAATGTTTTTACCGGCGCTGGGTGCATGGGCAAGTGGGACGAGGCCACATGGTGCCATTTTTCCACCAGACCCTCACTGGATTAGCGAGGGCCTGTTTTGATTCTTTGCCAGTTGGATCGCTTGCTTCATTTGAACAACTTCAAGCAAAATTTCATGCACATTTCAGCCAACAACGACGTCACAAACGCGATTCaatggacgtcatgaacatctggcgctGAGACAACGAAAGCCTGGAATCTTTTGTTATCCGCTACAATAAAGAGTGACTCGAGATCGGCGGGATAGCAGATCAAATGATCCATGTGGGCCGTGTAAGGCCGCGCAAGTTGGCAAGACGGGGAGATAACGACTGGAAAGATGAACAGGTCATTTTCCCCAAAGTCCGAACCGGACCACGCGACATTCGTGTCGTCGTCATCAACGTCTACCTAGCTCATTACTGCATGGAACGTCTCTTTATCGACCTGGGCAGTACCTCTGACATTATATATGAGCAGTGCTTCAACCAATTCGATCAAGAAGATAAAGATCGGTTGCAGCCGGTAGATTACCCTTTGACCATGCGCCTTACGAACGGTAAGCACACGCGGACCGAGGAGGTAAACTTCATTGTTTTATCCCACACCTCCCGATACGACATACTTCTTGGGCGGGAGTCCTAGGGCGATTTTAACATGATTACTTCCATCCCCCACTCTACCATCAGTTTCCCAACCGAGACAGGGGTCGCGATAATTTATGCCAGCAGAGAGGTTATGTCTACAGACGAACTGCGTCCGACCAAGACGGCAAGGCTTAGCCCCAACACCGAAACAGAAAAAAGGGtactcaacgcgagataccccgAACAGACGGTGACATTGGGTCATGCCTTGTCTAACAGCACGAGAGCGTGCCTGAAGCAACTTCTATTCAGGAATCAAGACATCTTCGCATGGACACCTGCCGACATGACAGGTGTGCCATGCGAAGTCGCGCAACACTTCTTGAATACCAAGCCGGTGAttcaaggccaacgccaccttagACCCACAAAGAACGAGACGATAAATGAGCAGGtcaaagaactgctctccgcaggcatcctgcgggaagtcaaataacagacttggttatccaacccagtcatggtagaaaaagcAACCGGCGGCTGGCGTATGTGCGTCAACTACAAAGATCTTAACAAAGCCTGCGTCAaagattgttacgcacttccggagATTGACGAGAAAGTCAATAACCTCACCCAATTccgatggaagtgtttcctcgattgttatGAAGGCTATCACCAAGTGCATATTGCAATCAAGGACAAAGACAAAACGACATTCCGCACCCCTACAGGGAATTACTGTTACACAAAAatgtcgtttgggttgcgcaatGCGGGCGCAAGCTATCAAaagctgatgaacgacacttttggCGATCAAATCAGCAagagtgtcgaaatctacatggacgacttagtcgtcatgagcatggaggatgataccatgctcaccgatatcgaaagaacattccaaactctgcgaagcgtcaacatgaagctcaatccagggaaatgctagTTTGGGATGGAAGAACGCaagttccttggattcatcgtcatgaaagatggattcaaggtcaacccggaaaaagttcaggCAATCGAGCACATGCCATCGCCTTCCACGATGaaggaaatgcaacgactagccgcgTTAAACAGATTTTTAGCTAACCACGCGGCTAAATCTTACCCCTTTATTAGTACTCTACAGAACTGCTTAAAAAAGGAATAGTTCAAATGGACCGCAGAGGCAGAAAACGCCTTTCGGgagatgaaagagtgtttgattcAACTCCCAACTCTCACCGCACCACGCAAGAAAGAACCACTTATCTTGTACTTGTCCGCCGCAGTATGTCAGCAAAATGCTCAATGATCCAGAGAGGAGTTCAAACACCAATCTATTATGTCAGCAAAATGCTCAATGATCCAGAGACAAGATACTCCATCATGGAGAAGTTGGTACTCGCACTAGTACATGCATCTAGACGGTTACGCCGTTACTTTGCAGATCACGTCATCACTGTTTTAACCAACTACAGAATCGGGCAAATTCTTTCCAAGCCCGAAATCTCAGGGAGACTAGCAAAGTGAGCCATTGAACTGGGCGCGCACACGTTGATTTACAGACCGCGCCCAGTAATCAATGGCCAAGTTTTAGCTGATTTTGTCGCTGAAGTACCGGCGAATCGCATCGAAGAATGCAAAGACGAACAAAACCCTACACCCTCACCGTCCTCATCAGACATCTGGGCACTATACACCGATGGTGCGTCCAACGAGGACGGtgcaggcgcaggtctgcgactcgtcagccctgatggccaagaactCACCTATGCCATTCGCCTCGATTTCAAGAGTACGAATAACGAGGCAGAGTACGAAGCCTTACTCGCAGGGCTGCGTTTGGCACTCAAGCTCGGCGtccaacatctggaagcacacgtcgactcacTACTAGTTGCAGAGCAAGTCTGCGGCGACTATGCCGCGAAAGAATATATCATGATCCTATATCTTGAGCAATCCATGCAACTGAAATCACAATTCACCTCCTTTAACATTCGCCATATCAATAGGAGTGAAAATAAACCCGCGGATGCACTTTtaaaactcgcatccaccagcttccaacatcAGGCAAAGGAGATACGTATCGAGATCCTACAAAATCCCTCAGTACCCATGtgccaagtcaacgtcatccaGTACAGTACAACATCCTtgatgacaccaattattgcatacttgcaatcaggtATTACTCCCGAAAGCAAAGCAGAGGCACGTAAGCTACAATACAAGGCGTGCCACTATCATATAGGAGACGTTATTTTATACCGCAagtcatacctagggccactcctacgatgcgtTGACCCTCAAGATGCCACATATCtgatcagagagatacacgaaggaatatgtggcatacacgcgggcccgcgcatggtagtggccaaaatcatgaacgctgtgtattactggcccggcatgcacctggatgcggTCAAAGTCCTGCGCAAGTGTTTCAATTGTCAACGAAATGCACCAAAAaccttgcgccccaagaacaatcTAATCCATGTTACCACCTCATGGCCTTTccaaaaatgggcaatcgacgtggtGGGACCCTTTCCAGACACACCAGGTGCGGTGAAGCAAAACCGCTAGCCTCTACCaccgctatgataacaaggaagtTTATCTAGGAAcatatcatctgccgtttcggtctaccaatgtgcatcgtaaCCGAGAATGGCACCAACTTCGCTTCTGTGGATTTCCAAAACTGGCTAAAGAAATTGAACATTGAACACGTCTTCTCTTCAGTGGtacatccgcaagggaatggccaagttgaGAGCATCAATAAGAGTTTAGTCTAATGCAtaaaggcacggttgggaacagccagacgtGGTTGCGtggatgaactcccaagtatcctatGGGCTCATAGGCCTAACCCGTAGACAAGTCACGgtgagacacccttcagccttgTCTATGGCTCTGAGGTGGTGATCCCCGCTAAATAGGTCTCCCTTCACCTCGGATGTTAGCTGTCAACAAAATTGACAACAGTGACGAACGCATGCTTAACTTGGACCTCTtagaagaaaggcgtgaaaacgcagCAAttaacgaggccaagtacaaaaccaaacTGGAAAATACTACAACGCACGCGTTCGCATTTGCACATTCAATCCAGGAGATTATGTTCTCCGCGACAACGAGTCTTCTAACGCAGAACGCCTAGGGAAACTAGCCCctaaatgggaaggaccctacctcatcaaagaggtttGGGGCAAAGGCGCATACAAACTGCAAACAATAGAGGGAGAACCTATCGCAAGAACATGAAACGCACAGCAACTTTGACGTTGTTACATGTAAGTTACGTTTACATTTTCCACGTAACCTACTGGCCCGCAGGCCAATTGtcaataaataaatgaacaattcaatgaaatattgtttatcttttctattacaaatgcgtgttccactttgcggtatctgcaAAAACAGACTGGCAAAATCTTcgttcgcgatacccacacaaagtggtgaccacacacaaatattgtaataggccagcaaagacAAAACATCGATGTCTATCCAGCCGGATACGCACACGCGGTGTTTACAAAACCTAAAAACAATTCCTAGGCCCTAACGGGATAAAAACGGGAATTGACTACTACCTACAGGACAAAGGTATACAGTATACTCAACCGCACTTTACAGCCAACAAGATTAAATTAAGACCAACAAGTATTATACGTGCCTGAAATATTGGCTTTAAATAACCACTATTTCACCCGCGCTCACACAAAGACAAAGTAAATGTACTTTACTTACACACTTTGAGCGACGCATACTTGCATATCACCTAGACATACAAATGGAAAATTTGGACTTAATGTTATTTACAAAGGCCTTAAACATTGGCCTTATAAAACACTAACTCACATACGTTCAAAAGCAAGAAGTAAAAACATTACACATCGAGCAGAAGGATGAAGTTTTATATCCAAAAGATTTCTACACAACGGATTAATACATGAGTTTTTTCAACCATTTACTTCAAAAAAGGAAGTCAAAAACGGCACACAGGCCAACCTAATCTTCTTTTGTACCACTGGTGCCCGCATCCTCCTTTGTGCCACCAACAGTTTCCTCCTCAGGTCGTTCATACAACAACCACAAATGGTCCACATAATCTTCCGCCTCCAAACATTTCTCAATATCTTCAATGGAGGAAAGGGACAAGTTGTTTTATGCATCAACAGCTGCGGTATACAGAGCTTCAGTATCTACGCCATTGAACCCAGATCTTTCATCGGTAGATCTGCTCTTGTAGAAGGGTTTCACATGGCTGAGACATTCATTGTAACCAGCCTTAAACCCAGCCTCCCGTGCACGCTTCTTAAGCTCATTAACAGCAGTTGCGTTTTCAGGCGCGTCAAGAAGGGTTCCAACAATCTGCAAAAAATACAAGTGACAAGGTTAACAAAAGCAAACCTAAGGATGAGAAAGACACCAGGTACTTACATGCCCAATACCGTGATCACCCATCCAATCACGATCTGCCTTAAGCTGATTTAGAGAGGTGGTCAACCCATCTCTAACCTCTTCAGCCTACCTAGCCCGCATTTCAGCCTCAGTAACGCGGGCAGTCACCTCCTAAAGGATGGCCACCCAGCTTTGCACATCCGCCTGTTGATAATCGGCAGAAAGAAGTATAAACAGACAACATCTTACACACAAGAAACAAAGTAACAACTCATGTATACTTAGAGTTCATACCTAGAGTTCCTCAACAGCCTTATTTAGCTTGGTGCGGTCAGCATCCGCCTCTTCAAGCATCTTAGCATCACGTGCCTCCGCCTCTTTTACAGCCGCTTCAACTGCAGCGTTTTCCTTCAGCAAAGCAGTGTTTGCGGCCTTGAGATTGTTCAACTCCTGCCGAACATAGAAAAGTTTTTCATTCTCTCGAGCACAAGCTTCCCTCCAACCCTTGCGCTCATCAGAGAACAATTttgcaagagtacgaacctgtttcaggCCGGCGGTTGCAGCCCAAGTCTCAGTCTGCTTCAACTTCTCAAAAGAAGCTCTATATTTTTTCAACCACTCCGCACCATCCCGAACAGTCTTCATCATCGCCTCAGCTTCAGCATGTAGCCGAATGGTTTCCTCCTCCCCGTGAGCTAAGACTTTTGTAATCTTCCGTAATTGCATTCGCCATTATGGAACTTCCAACAAGCATGGAAGACAGCTGATTAATCCGGTTCTCACGAGACAAACTACGGGCACGAAGAACCTCAAAAGTGGTTCCCAAACACCTCAAGATGTCCCTTCAAGCTGAGGGATCGTTTGAAATATCATCCCCTTGCATAACAGTCCAAGGAGGGCAATGATAATCCAAACCCTGGTTTACCGCATAGGAGCAGTAATAAAACTCCAATTCAGTCTCACCAGGCCGAATGGAAGGTTGATCTTAAACCCCCGTCCCGGCGACAGTCGAACCAGAAGCCTTCTCAGCAACGGGGGACTTGGTTTCTCAACATCGGGGGACTTTGGCTTTCCACCCCCCGGTTTTCAACATCATGCAGATCGATTAAATTGTTGGACAAATCCAACGTATCGTCAATAGTTTGATCCGCGGGCTTCTTCGCGGTGTCATCCGCATGAACGGATGGTGGAGTAACCACTTCAATCGAATGACTTCTTCGATCCTCCTTCTCGGTTTCTACACCCACCACTTTTGGAGAAGAAAGAGGGGTGACAAGCACGGAAACCGGTTCCTCCCAGGTTTCTTCAAAAAACAAAGAAGAGCTATCAGTTATAACTGAGATaacaacacttgtgtaacacattATCAACTTACTAGTTGTAACCGCATGTTTTGGCTGCGGAATAGCAACTGTCTAAGTTCTTCTCAACTTCGAACCTTTTTGCCCACCAACAGCAGGGGCATCTCCTTTCATCTTCTTATCATCAACAGGCTTGACACCTACTGATGATCCACCCGCGGTCGCGGAACCAcctagaacacccaaaccctcaagggggTCAGACACTACCACGTAATCGTCGTATTTGCGTAAACGAGTACGAGAGATACCTGCCACCTCCGGCACCAAAGGAGGAACAATAACCGGCTCATGCGGTTTCTTCGATTTGTGAAACCGCTTATCACCA belongs to Helianthus annuus cultivar XRQ/B chromosome 5, HanXRQr2.0-SUNRISE, whole genome shotgun sequence and includes:
- the LOC110940800 gene encoding low affinity sulfate transporter 3 isoform X1 produces the protein MASSNFVAEHSFSVEGKSWVLNSPDPPGFLQKILHSIKKNVASDSQKKHSPSARVLALLTTIFPVLTWGRNYKPSKFKNDLIAGLTLASLSIPQSIGYAGLANLDPQYGLYGSVVPPLIYSVMGTSQELAIGPVAVVSLLISSMISKLVDPAADPVSYRKLVFTATFFAGTFQALFGILRLGFLIDFLSHAAIVGFMAGAAIVIGLQQLKSLLGISHFTTKTDVVSVLEAVVNSLRTSWYPLNFVLGCSFLIFILITRFIGKKKKKLFWLPAISPVISVIISTLIVYLTRADEHGVKIIKHFKGGLNPSSLNQLEFNSPHLGEVAKIGFICATIALTEAVAVGRSFASIKGYNLDGNKEMLAMGFMNIAGSMSSCYVTTGSFSRTAVNVSAGCESAVSNIVMAITVFISLQVMTKLLYYTPLAILASIILSALPGLIDYNEAYHIWKVDKVDFLACAGAFFGVLFASVEIGLLVAVGISFGKLILNSIRSDVEELGRLPGSDIFCDKAQYPGVLDVSGVRVIRLNSGSFCFANANPIKERITSYLTEKDQATIGIILDMSNVMSIDSSGIVALEEIHKKLVSRNVHLAIANPRWKVIHKLKIGGFVEKVGSDCIFLTVNEAVDVCLSSKSATC
- the LOC110940800 gene encoding low affinity sulfate transporter 3 isoform X2, whose product is MASSNFVAEHSFSVEGKSWVLNSPDPPGFLQKILHSIKKNVASDSQKKHSPSARVLALLTTIFPVLTWGRNYKPSKFKNDLIAGLTLASLSIPQSIGYAGLANLDPQYGLYGSVVPPLIYSVMGTSQELAIGPVAVVSLLISSMISKLVDPAADPVSYRKLVFTATFFAGTFQALFGILRLGFLIDFLSHAAIVGFMAGAAIVIGLQQLKSLLGISHFTTKTDVVSVLEAVVNSLRTSWYPLNFVLGCSFLIFILITRFIGKKKKKLFWLPAISPVISVIISTLIVYLTRADEHGVKIIKHFKGGLNPSSLNQLEFNSPHLGEVAKIGFICATIALTEAVAVGRSFASIKGYNLDGNKEMLAMGFMNIAGSMSSCYVTTGSFSRTAVNVSAGCESAVSNIVMAITVFISLQVMTKLLYYTPLAILASIILSALPGLIDYNEAYHIWKVDKVDFLACAGAFFGVLFASVEIGLLVAVGISFGKLILNSIRSDVEELGRLPGSDIFCDKAQYPGVLDVSGVRVIRLNSGSFCFANANPIKERITSYLTEKDQATIGIILDMSNVMSIDSSGIVALEEIHKKLVSRNVHLAIANPRWKVIHKLKIVCGLGVNVTKT